In Chloroflexota bacterium, one DNA window encodes the following:
- a CDS encoding adenylyltransferase/cytidyltransferase family protein: MNSPFTDLADLVALRQQWRAQGLTMVFTNGAFDLVHAGHVNYLQAARSLGDRLIVGLNSDASVRGYKGPTRPIVPELQRGIVLAALRSVDYVTLFESLTAEPLVSALQPDVYVKGGDYAHPEQASDGKDLPEARIVLAYGGKVELIQYQAGLSTSNLIAKIRSE; this comes from the coding sequence ATGAATTCACCATTTACTGATTTAGCCGATTTAGTGGCGCTCCGCCAGCAGTGGCGCGCACAGGGCTTGACTATGGTTTTTACCAATGGCGCGTTCGATTTAGTCCATGCTGGTCATGTAAACTACTTGCAAGCAGCCCGATCCTTGGGTGATCGGTTGATTGTTGGCTTGAATAGCGATGCTTCAGTCCGTGGCTACAAAGGCCCAACCCGCCCAATTGTGCCTGAACTTCAGCGCGGAATTGTGCTAGCAGCATTACGCTCGGTCGATTATGTCACGCTATTCGAATCGCTGACCGCTGAGCCATTAGTCAGTGCCTTACAACCGGATGTTTATGTTAAAGGCGGCGATTACGCCCATCCTGAGCAAGCTAGTGATGGCAAAGATTTACCTGAGGCACGTATTGTTTTAGCCTATGGCGGCAAGGTTGAACTGATTCAGTATCAAGCAGGATTATCGACCAGCAACCTGATTGCCAAAATTCGCAGCGAGTAA
- a CDS encoding PfkB family carbohydrate kinase — protein sequence MITVEHVAQLANRRVLVVGDVVLDEYLYGKPERLSREAAIPVLEFEQRRIIPGGAANPAANITALGSNAGIVALIGADQAGQELANALHKRKVSTAGLLRDEQRPTTTKTRILASVQLTVAQQVARLDKIDRRPVDPAFEDQAIELLGQLIPQVDAVLCSDYRVGWLSERLIQHIQQLCQQYQTLLTVDSQGRFEPYAGADFLKCNLGEAEAWLGQRLTNDQQVEQGLERLRDQLKLAAVVITRGGAGFSLLDPAGIHHIPAVPIGEVFDATGAGDTFIATATLSLCAGHSPLIAAQLANTAAALVVRRIGVATVSPNELQSALIQFGQIV from the coding sequence ATGATCACGGTTGAACATGTGGCCCAACTCGCCAATCGCCGCGTACTGGTGGTTGGCGATGTTGTGCTCGATGAATATTTGTATGGCAAGCCCGAACGGCTATCGCGCGAGGCGGCAATTCCAGTTTTAGAATTTGAGCAGCGGCGGATTATCCCTGGTGGTGCGGCCAATCCCGCTGCCAACATCACAGCGCTCGGCAGCAACGCTGGCATTGTGGCATTAATCGGCGCTGATCAGGCTGGCCAAGAATTAGCCAATGCCTTGCATAAACGCAAGGTAAGCACCGCTGGATTGCTGCGCGATGAGCAACGCCCAACTACCACCAAAACCCGTATTTTGGCCTCGGTGCAATTGACCGTAGCCCAACAAGTCGCACGGCTTGATAAAATTGATCGGCGGCCTGTTGATCCAGCTTTTGAAGATCAGGCGATCGAATTATTAGGCCAATTAATTCCCCAAGTCGATGCTGTATTATGCTCAGATTATCGGGTGGGCTGGCTTAGTGAGCGGCTTATTCAACACATCCAACAATTATGTCAACAATATCAAACCTTGCTCACAGTTGATAGCCAAGGTCGCTTTGAACCCTACGCCGGAGCTGATTTCCTTAAGTGTAATTTGGGCGAAGCTGAGGCCTGGCTTGGCCAGCGTTTAACCAATGATCAACAAGTTGAACAGGGCTTAGAACGCTTGCGTGATCAACTCAAATTGGCGGCGGTGGTGATTACCAGAGGCGGGGCGGGCTTTTCGCTACTCGATCCAGCAGGCATTCATCATATTCCAGCAGTGCCAATTGGCGAAGTTTTTGATGCAACCGGGGCAGGCGATACCTTTATTGCTACCGCAACCCTCAGTTTGTGTGCTGGTCATAGCCCACTAATTGCCGCCCAACTTGCTAATACTGCGGCAGCCTTGGTAGTACGACGAATTGGCGTGGCCACGGTTAGCCCCAACGAACTGCAAAGCGCATTAATTCAATTTGGCCAGATTGTATGA